A segment of the Candidatus Obscuribacterales bacterium genome:
CTTACTCCCCTTCTCCCCTTGTGGGAGAAGGGGTTGGGGGATGAGGGGAAACGATGGGTCAGCTCATCAGCTATCGAGGTCGTTGCGTCATTCCTTGGAATTTCTTCTAGATCTGTCCTAAATCTGTCAGGGATAGAGCCTACGCCAAGGTTGGTAGGCTTCCCTGCATAGGACTGTCCAGCAGCGTTAAGGAGCGATCGCCCTTTTCCACAAGTCCCTAAAGGATTGCTATGCATAAAATTCCCGTAACCGTGATTACCGGCTTCCTAGGAGCAGGTAAGACCACTTTAATTCGCCATCTCTTGCAACATAATCAGGGCCGACGTATTGCTGTCTTGGTCAATGAATTTGGCGAAATTGGTATTGATGGTGACCTGCTGCGTAGCTGTCAGGTGTGCGATGACGATGACCAGCCCAGCAATATTGTGGAGCTAGCCAACGGCTGCCTCTGCTGCACCGTGCAGGAAGAATTTTTGCCGACCATGCAAACCCTGCTGCAGCGGCGCGAGCAACTGGACTGTATTGTGATTGAAACTTCAGGATTAGCCCTGCCCAAACCGTTGGTGCAGGCGTTCCGCTGGCCCGAAATTCGCACCGGTGCCACTGTAGACGGCGTGATTACCGTGGTGGACTGTGAGGCGATGTCCCGTGGACAGGTGGTGGGCGATCTAGATGCCCTGAACGTTCAGCGTCAGGCGGATGATAGCCTCGACCATGAAACCCCAATTGAAGAATTATTTGAAGATCAGCTGGCCTGTGCCGACTTGGTCTTGCTCACCAAGGGCGATCGCATTTCCCAGGGCGATCGCCAGCGGGTGGAAGCTTGGCTGCGGCAGGAGCTGCGGCCGGGCGTGAAGCTGGTGCCGTGCCACCAGGGAGTGGTGTCGGCGGAGGTGCTGCTAGGCTTCAATGCGGCGGTGGAAGATGACCTAGGTCAACGCCCCAGCCACCATGATCACGACCATGACCACAGCCATGATGACCATGACGACGATATCCAAGCGGTGCCGCTGATCGGTGGCGAATGCGATCCAGAACGCTTGGTGGAGGAGCTGCGGCAACTGGTGCAACAGCAGGAAATCTATCGCATTAAGGGCTTTGTTGCGGTGCCCCATAAGGCGATGCGCTTGGTGTTGCAGGGGGTGGGCGATCGCTTTGATCACTTCTACGATCGCCCTTGGAAACCCAGTGACCTGCGACAAACCCAACT
Coding sequences within it:
- the cobW gene encoding cobalamin biosynthesis protein CobW produces the protein MHKIPVTVITGFLGAGKTTLIRHLLQHNQGRRIAVLVNEFGEIGIDGDLLRSCQVCDDDDQPSNIVELANGCLCCTVQEEFLPTMQTLLQRREQLDCIVIETSGLALPKPLVQAFRWPEIRTGATVDGVITVVDCEAMSRGQVVGDLDALNVQRQADDSLDHETPIEELFEDQLACADLVLLTKGDRISQGDRQRVEAWLRQELRPGVKLVPCHQGVVSAEVLLGFNAAVEDDLGQRPSHHDHDHDHSHDDHDDDIQAVPLIGGECDPERLVEELRQLVQQQEIYRIKGFVAVPHKAMRLVLQGVGDRFDHFYDRPWKPSDLRQTQLVVIGRQLDAAGLQRQFAAIAPRLQVTNPG